A stretch of the Erpetoichthys calabaricus chromosome 3, fErpCal1.3, whole genome shotgun sequence genome encodes the following:
- the LOC114649681 gene encoding LOW QUALITY PROTEIN: protein ZBED8-like (The sequence of the model RefSeq protein was modified relative to this genomic sequence to represent the inferred CDS: inserted 1 base in 1 codon; deleted 2 bases in 2 codons) yields MDHVEKNVKKRKYSDDFLQYGFTSIVTAGIEKPQCIICNEVLSAESMKPNKLKRHFDSKQLSFAGKDTQYFRSKADRVKKARLDTGGKYHQQNVAAVEASYLVALRIARAIKPHTIAEDLLLPAANDIVRVIIGAEFVMKLSAISLSNDTVRRRIGDMSADIIDQVIQEMKSAPLPIFGIQLNESTDVAYCSQLLVYVRYINDGEFKDEFLFCKPLERQTTACDVFDTIGSFLKEHKISWAKVCGVCTDGAPAMLGCRSGFQHLVLNESPKVIGTHCMIHRQILATKMLPQELQEVMKSDVSSVNFVKASALNGRLFSKLCNELDASNNALLFHTEVRWXLKRVFDLRDELKTFLNQKARLQFEALFSDESELQKIAYLVDIFAILNELNLSLQGPNATCLDLSEKIRSFQMKLQLWQKKLDENKIYMLPTLSAFFEETDIEPDERITMIISVKEHLHMLADEISSYFPNVPDTPFALARSPFTVKVEDVPETAQGEFIELINSNAARNDLSSMSVTKFWINCWQSYPVLSETVLRLLLPFPTTYLCKTGFSSLLVIKPKCRSRLVAEDDLRCALAKTAQRISDLVRKKQPQPSH; encoded by the exons ATGGATCACGTAGAGAAGAacgttaagaaaagaaaatatagtgACGATTTTTTACAATATGGTTTTACTTCAATAGTTACAGCAGGAATCGAGAAACCGCAATGCATTATTTGTAATGAAGTTCTATCAGCCGAATCTATGAAGCCGAACAAACTGAAACGTCATTTTGATAGCAAGCAACTGAGCTTTGCCGGCAAGGATACCCAGTATTTTAGAAGCAAAGCTGATAGAGTCAAGAAAGCCAGACTTGACACTGGCGGCAAGTACCACCAACAAAACGTAGCAGCTGTTGAAGCTTCATATTTGGTGGCTCTCAGAATCGCCAGAGCTATAAAACCTCACACCATTGCTGAAGATTTACTGTTGCCAGCGGCCAATGACATTGTTCGAGTGATAATCGGAGCCGAATTTGTTATGAAATTGAGTGCAATTTCCTTATCTAACGACACTGTCCGCAGAAGAATAGGTGACATGTCTGCTGATATTATTGATCAGGTAATCCAGGAAATGAAATCTGCTCCACTTCCAATATTTGGCATCCAGCTTAATGAATCTACAGACGTTGCATACTGTTCACAATTACTGGTTTACGTGAGGTATATTAATGATGGCGAATTTAAAGATGAGTTTCTTTTTTGCAAACCTCTTGAACGACAAACTACTGCATGTGATGTATTTGACACAATTGGTTCATTTCTGAAAGAGCATAAGATCTCTTGGGCAAAGGTTTGTGGTGTTTGCACAGATGGTGCTCCAGCTATGCTAGGATGTCGGTCTGGATTTCAACATTTGGTACTGAATGAGTCACCAAAAGTCATCGGAACTCACTGTATGATTCATCGACAAATATTAGCAACGAAGATGCTGCCACAAGAGTTACAAGAAGTAATGAAAAGCGATGTAAGTTCCGTCAATTTTGTAAAAGCGAGTGCTTTAAACGGTCGACTGTTTTCGAAACTTTGTAATGAGTTGGATGCGTCCAACAATGCTCTGCTATTTCACACTGAAGTGAGAT TTTTAAAACGTGTTTTTGATCTTCGTGATGAACTAAAAACGTTTCTTAATCAGAAAGCAAGACTGCAGTTCGAAGCACTTTTCAGCGATGAAAGTGAACTGCAGAAAATAGCTTACTTGGTGGACATCTTtgccatcttgaatgagttaaattTATCACTACAAGGACCAAATGCAACATGCCTCGATTTGTCTGAAAAGATCCGATCATTCCAAATGAAACTTcagctttggcaa aaaaaattggatgaaaataaaatttacatgttGCCCACCCTATCTGCTTTCTTTGAGGAAACTGACATTGAACCTGACGAAAGGATTACAATGATAATTTCTGTGAAAGAACATTTGCACATGCTTGCGGACGAAATTTCATCGTACTTTCCAAATGTACCTGACACCCCGTTTGCACTTGCCAGAAGTCCATTCACAGTCAAAGTTGAAGATGTTCCTGAGACAGCACAAGGGGAGTTCATTGAACTCATTAACAGCAATGCAGCGAGAAATGATTTATCTTCAATGTCAGTTACA AAATTCTGGATCAACTGTTGGCAGTCATATCCTGTTCTGTCTGAGACTGTGTTGCGTcttcttcttccatttccaacaaCATATCTTTGCAAAACAGGGTTTTCCAGCTTGTTGGTTATCAAGCCTAAATGCAGAAGTAGACTTGTTGCAGAAGATGATCTTCGTTGTGCTCTTGCAAAGACCGCCCAGAGAATCTCTGATCTGGTGAGAAAGAAGCAGCCTCAACCTTCGCACTGA